One genomic segment of Helianthus annuus cultivar XRQ/B chromosome 14, HanXRQr2.0-SUNRISE, whole genome shotgun sequence includes these proteins:
- the LOC110906620 gene encoding uncharacterized protein LOC110906620 has translation MEYLGSLGKLVASNRCEGLLETGCIQWNWSANLVDSEVVSEFNLCSNMIQNVALSQREDSWKWLGDNTGSFTVKSVKKMITKDRIRMKRALMKRNIHVGNMDCVLCGDWEENVENLFTGCRVSTGVWQEIPAWCKIRTVFAFTVSDLFDFQNSCAASTTTRKEAIRGVFIITCWWIWRTRNQSLFEHKSFKVADIVANIKTTSFLWFKHRQNEVVVDWNDWCNFCFLM, from the exons ATGGAATACCTTGGTTCGTTGGGAAAGTTGGTGGCGTCTAACAG ATGTGAGGGGCTGCTAGAAACAGGTTGTATTCAATGGAACTGGTCTGCTAATCTGGTAGATAGTGAGGTGGTTTCGGAGTTTAATTTATGCAGCAATATGATTCAAAATGTGGCGCTTTCTCAGAGGGAGGATTCGTGGAAATGGCTTGGAGATAATACGGGTTCTTTCACAGTTAAGTCGGTGAAGAAGATGATAACGAAAG ATAGAATCCGGATGAAAAGGGCGTTAATGAAAAGAAACATTCACGTGGGTAATATGGATTGTGTTCTTTGTGGCGATTGGGAGGAAAATGTCGAAAATTTGTTTACAGGATGCAGAGTTTCGACGGGAGTTTGGCAAGAGATACCGGCGTGGTGCAAAATTCGGACGGTGTTTGCCTTCACAGTTAGTGATTTGTTCGACTTTCAAAACAGTTGCGCGGCTTCGACGACCACGAGGAAGGAAGCCATCCGAGGAGTTTTTATTATAACGTGTTGGTGGATTTGGCGTACAAGAAACCAAAGTTTGTTCGAGCATAAGAGTTTCAAGGTGGCGGATATTGTGGCGAATATCAAGACAACGAGTTTTCTTTGGTTTAAACATAGGCAAAACGAAGTGGTTGTGGACTGGAATGATTGGTGTAATTTTTGCTTTTTGATGTAA
- the LOC110906621 gene encoding isocitrate dehydrogenase [NAD] regulatory subunit 3, mitochondrial-like gives MGLAELAIKMTLNKVTPNLYGNLVANAAIGIAGGTGVMPGGNVGTEYAIFEQGASAGNVGKPSMVEKKRANLVALLLSSAMMMRHLQLPNYADLKRIIYESKYRTKDLGGSITTQEVTDAVISALT, from the exons ATGGGTTTAGCAGAATTGGCTATTAAG ATGACATTAAATAAG GTGACACCTAACCTGTATGGAAACCTAGTTGCAAACGCTGCTATTGGTATTGCTGGCGGTACAGGGGTCATGCCAGGAG GTAACGTTGGCACGGAGTACGCGATCTTTGAACAAGGTGCATCAGCCGGGAATGTTGGGAAACCATCAATGGTTGAGAAAAAGAGAGCAAACCTAGTGGCTCTGCTTCTTTCATCAGCCATGATGATGAGACATCTTCAACTTCCTAATTATGCAGATC TGAAACGCATTATTTACGAGAGTAAATACCGAACTAAAGATCTTGGTGGAAGTATCACAACACAAGAGGTTACTGATGCAGTCATATCTGCACTtacatga
- the LOC110908297 gene encoding mannose/glucose-specific lectin-like, which produces MAGVLQNVNIKKRTGFIPVGLWGRQRGDPQNEWSFELDQGQRLKKITIDHGDDVIYSLMFTTEAAGGVVNTSNKFGGWNGGQTVSEVTLDSDEEIVGIKGSVGTKAPYTIISSLSFVTNKTTHGPFGGATSSEFSLPWENGSLVGFYGLAGYYIDGIGVYLRQILKIGTWGKTLPAGPQNNWSFKLEPTYHLTKITIDHGDLIYSLMFTAQYGDLTYTSEKMGGWNGGENVSEITFEGDEEINGISGTVALSRGTYAGLTVVSSISFMTNKKTHGPFGDVRGTPFTVPWNAGSFAGFYGLAGYYIDSIGVYLKATNY; this is translated from the exons ATGGCAGGAGTACTACAAAACGTGAACATCAAGAAAAGAACGGGATTTATTCCGGTAGGACTTTGGGGAAGACAAAGGGGAGATCCTCAGAATGAGTGGTCTTTTGAACTTGATCAAGGCCAGAGGCTGAAAAAGATAACCATTGATCATGGTGATGATGTGATATACTCTCTCATGTTCACCACTGAAGCTGCTGGAGGTGTAGTGAACACTTCTAACAAATTTGGTGGTTGGAATGGTGGACAAACAGTTTCGGAG GTGACGCTTGACTCGGACGAGGAAATAGTTGGAATTAAAGGAAGCGTTGGTACTAAAGCTCCGTATACAATAATTTCTTCACTGTCTTTTGTAACGAACAAGACCACCCATGGACCTTTTGGTGGAGCAACCAGTTCTGAGTTCTCCTTACCTTGGGAGAATGGCTCGTTAGTCGGGTTTTACGGCCTTGCTGGCTATTATATTGATGGCATTGGTGTCTATTTGAGACAAATCTTGAAGATCGGAACATGGGGAAAAACTCTTCCTGCAGGTCCGCAAAATAATTGGTCTTTCAAACTTGAGCCAACTTATCACTTGACGAAGATAACCATTGATCATGGCGATCTCATATACTCTCTGATGTTCACCGCACAATACGGAGACTTAACATACACTTCTGAAAAGATGGGTGGTTGGAATGGTGGAGAAAATGTTTCTGAG ATTACATTCGAAGGGGACGAAGAAATTAATGGCATTAGTGGCACAGTTGCATTGTCAAGGGGAACTTATGCGGGTCTCACAGTAGTTTCGTCAATATCATTCATGACCAATAAAAAAACCCATGGGCCATTTGGTGACGTAAGAGGGACGCCTTTTACAGTACCATGGAATGCGGGTTCATTCGCTGGATTTTACGGCCTTGCGGGTTATTATATTGATAGCATTGGTGTTTATTTGAAGGCTACAAACTACTGA